TCGTGTAGCGAATCTCTGCATCGGGTATGGCTTTCAGCGTGACGAAAACCTTGCCGTCTCTCGGCACCGCGTCAAACTTGAGATCAATCTTGTTCTTCCAAACCCGTACTGGCCCCGGTGGATGCTTACCAGTCGAGTCAACACATAAGAAGCGGACTTCCATCCGCGCGGTCTCGAAGTTTCCATGATCCTGAATCAACTCAGATGCCGTGGTAGGATCAGCCCCATAATCAACGTAGATTTTATCTCCATGTTGAGGCTCGACCCTCAATTTGACGGCACCTGTCTCTTCATCCCGTAGGCTTCCGCCAAATATTATATCGGTCTTTGCGGCTTCGAATGGCCCAGTCTGAACAAACTTACCGTTCTCTCGCCAGACCTTCTCTCTTACCAGCTTTGACTTGAGGCGATCAAGTGCATCACTGCGATGCCACTGCCAGATCGGTTCGCGCGCTGCCCGCTTCTTGATTTCTGCCCATTCCATTTCACGTGGCTCATCGGCAGCCTTGCCAAAGAGGCGTTTCTCACACTTTTTGCGGAACGTATCGCTGTCCGTGTCGGTAGTGAACTTCTGCTTCGATTCAAGGGTAGTACGTATCTGCTGCTCACCGTTGTAGTTGTTCGAGCTGAACTGCATGAAAAATTCAGCATCCATGAGGCGATCTGCGCTGGGGTAATACAGTTTCGTGAAAGTCTCGCGAACCGCACTCCTAAAGCTATTGGAGTACAAGTCTCTGAGGCTCAATGCCTCCACATATTGTGGGTCTTTGGCGGAAATCTTATCGGATTCAAGCTCGTTGATGACATAGTCAATCGCCTTGATTTCCTTCGCGGTATACAAGACCGAATCCATCGCCGCACGTTCGCCCGTAAGAAAAAGAACACGGTTCTTGTATATTTGATTCTGATAGAAGGCCAACAAATCCGGGTGTAGCCCCGCTCCCTTGTCGTTCGGCTGGTAAACTGCCAGTAAGACAGAATCGACATCAAGGCTAAGTACGTCCGGTGTTTCCAGAACCGAAAGCCTCTGGTACACATCTTTGTCCACCGGCTTAAAAAGTGCTTCAAGTTCACTCCGCACCTGCTTGATAGCCTGATCGGGATTATACGTTGCCACGAGAGAATTAATCTTCGCGACGATATTCTGAACGTTCTTGAAGAGATAACTTCCCTGACGGTCAAGATGCAAATACCAGCATGTGGTCTTCAACGAGGGCAAAACTTTGGTTTTGAGATCGCGCAGATCACGACCTGGCTTTGCCAGATAATACACGAGGTCTGACTGATTCAGACCCAGCACAGCATTCTGTACCGCAGCGAGCGACGAAAGCATGATTGTCTTGGTAGCGGCTTGATGTATGTCAGTCTTGAACTGATTATCAAGCTTTTCTGCCTCGGCACTACCAGCAGAAGCGATGTCGTGGCTTATCGCATTCTTCAGAGTGCCGTTAATCTTATTGATTTCAGTTACTGTGTCGGGGTCATTCAGATCGAACGCGTCAGGTGACAGCAAGTAGACGCTCTCGCTCTTTCGCGCATCACTGAACACCGAGCGCACTTGTGCCCTGAGCAAGCGAATGAGTCCCCTTGTTTGTTGAAATCCGGGGTTCTCTTTGAAGCGGGCATAAAGGTCGCGGACGGCCGGATGGAACGGATATGATTGTTTGATATGGCTGACAAATTCTTCGGGGGAGTTACTGGTGATATCCATCAGCTTCGCAGTCTGTAACTCTTCGCCAAATGCGAGGGCAATAGGTGCGACTTCAGACTCAGTAGGCACCTTCTCGAAAAGCTTACTCTTGAGAATATGGTAGATTTCGTCTGAGTTCTGCCGAACCGGTTCAAGCTCCATTGCCGTTCGATTCAATTCATGGTCAAAGTTCTTCAAAGGCCCGCTTGCCAGTGCCGCTGAGCCTGACTCATAAGCTGCTTTCAAATCTGAGATGACCACGAGCACATTAGCCAGTTCTGCTTTGTTCACGGCGACCAAGAGATTCGACAGTGCGCTGGTCGTTACAACCGCTAGGTTTGAGTCGCCCACCGAAACCGAAGCTGCATAATCGAGGTACGGAGGTAGCTCATCCAAGAGTATGAGCAGGGGTTCGCCTTTGAGCAGATTCACCCAACTGGTTTCACCAGGAGCTTTGAGAACACCGCGAAAATAATC
The sequence above is a segment of the Turneriella parva DSM 21527 genome. Coding sequences within it:
- a CDS encoding DUF499 domain-containing protein, whose translation is MASTVLQSDKRIALRSVQQLCTPRKSLFETRFKDYALNLTDLAQGKIDAEEFFAENFITDGMRTLLDTAFDRFEGKSNISVVKLTQAMGGGKTHNMIALALLAATPALRAKYGFKTGLKSSIRVASFSGRESDSQYGIWGSIAQQIGKLDDFADYFRGVLKAPGETSWVNLLKGEPLLILLDELPPYLDYAASVSVGDSNLAVVTTSALSNLLVAVNKAELANVLVVISDLKAAYESGSAALASGPLKNFDHELNRTAMELEPVRQNSDEIYHILKSKLFEKVPTESEVAPIALAFGEELQTAKLMDITSNSPEEFVSHIKQSYPFHPAVRDLYARFKENPGFQQTRGLIRLLRAQVRSVFSDARKSESVYLLSPDAFDLNDPDTVTEINKINGTLKNAISHDIASAGSAEAEKLDNQFKTDIHQAATKTIMLSSLAAVQNAVLGLNQSDLVYYLAKPGRDLRDLKTKVLPSLKTTCWYLHLDRQGSYLFKNVQNIVAKINSLVATYNPDQAIKQVRSELEALFKPVDKDVYQRLSVLETPDVLSLDVDSVLLAVYQPNDKGAGLHPDLLAFYQNQIYKNRVLFLTGERAAMDSVLYTAKEIKAIDYVINELESDKISAKDPQYVEALSLRDLYSNSFRSAVRETFTKLYYPSADRLMDAEFFMQFSSNNYNGEQQIRTTLESKQKFTTDTDSDTFRKKCEKRLFGKAADEPREMEWAEIKKRAAREPIWQWHRSDALDRLKSKLVREKVWRENGKFVQTGPFEAAKTDIIFGGSLRDEETGAVKLRVEPQHGDKIYVDYGADPTTASELIQDHGNFETARMEVRFLCVDSTGKHPPGPVRVWKNKIDLKFDAVPRDGKVFVTLKAIPDAEIRYTTDGSSPRDVGGTYTGTFEVKKKSTIMAIASKEGVESEIRSFEVDPGDSKGARIDDNKPATVVRRHKFDGTDRCYQLIECMRRYQIAASHIEVAIEAVAHANTFISYSTGGQLIRFDADNLRDLMQYLRKPFTDGDQEDYRITLFVQEMHYKQGGDIQHFASEMNLAGYEPQEVKQ